DNA sequence from the Candidatus Sulfuricurvum sp. RIFRC-1 genome:
TTTGACGTAGACAACACAGTTTGATTTAGTGAGGGAAGCGACCTTATAAGCGATTTCCGCATCTCTCAAAGCGGCATCACTCGCAACGTGTTTGGTGACGAGCGCAGCATTAGCAACTTCCTCGTGAGTTACACGGTCAGCGTCTTGGAATACGAATCCGCCGTCGATGTGTTTGAAATCGATCGCGTCGTTGCTAAGAGCAATACGATCACTTCCGTATTCGAAAAGTTTGAGACGTTTTTTCGGCTCGAACACGGCGCGTGCTTCCTCATCGATACGTCCGGCAATAATCACTTCGAGGAACATCTCGTTCATTTTCTCGGCAAGCTCTTTGGTCACGACACCGTTTACCGCAACGACACCGCCGAACGCGGAGATTGGATCACATTTGAGCGCTTCAGTGTATGCATCGAGGAGATTTTCACGAATCGCGAAACCACACGGATTACCGTGTTTGACGATACAGATTGCATTCTCATCCCCAAATGCCGCCGCGATTTTCACCGCACCGCTGATGTCGGTGAGGTTGTTGAAACTCGCTTCCCCTTTGAGGGTTTTAAAGTTTTTGCTGAAGAAAGTGTCAAACTCATATAAACCGCCCTTTTGGTGCGGGTTTTCGCCGTAACGGGTATCCATTACCTTATTGCCGACGATGAACTGTTTAGAGCCCATACAGTTGTTGAACCGTTTGTTCATGTAGTTGGCGATCATAGAATCATACGCCGCAGTGTGCTCATACGCTTTAATCATCAGATCACGGCGGAACTCCATTGTGTTTTCACCGTTAGCAATTGCATTGAGAACGAGGGAATAATCCGATGGATCGGTAAGGATGATAACGCTGTCAAAGTTTTTCGCCGCAGAGCGAACCATCGCAGGGCCGCCGATGTCGATGTTTTCGATGATCTCTTCGAAATCATCGGTTTTCTCAATCGTCGCTTTAAACGGATAGAGGTTGACACATACCAAATCAATCGCTTCAACACCGAGTTCTACCGCTTGGTCGAGGTGAGATTGTTTGTCGCGTCGGTGTAAAATCCCGCCGTGGATGTACGGATTGAGAGTTTTAACACGCCCTTCAAAACACTCAGGGAATTTAGTCACTTCATCGATCTCGATGGCACTCACACCCGCATCCGTGAGCATTTTGTATGTTCCGCCCGTAGAGATAATCTGATAATCCAAACCGATAAGAGATTTGGCAAACTCAACGATGTTGCTTTTATCGCTGACACTGAGCAATGCACGCTTCATGCAGTTCCTTTGATTGGGTCGTATGCCCATAAATTAATGGTGGAATTGTAACAAAAAGTGCTTTAGGGGAAGGTAAATCGCTTCGTTTGAGAGAATGACGAACCTCTTATTACGACTAAAAACGGCCATTATTTCGTTTCGTATTCGTAATAAAACGTCTATATACTTCTGCAAAGTCGCACCTTTCATACCGATTTTACAAAGGAAAACAATGGGATTAATGACAAAGTTTATGCCGGAAGTACTCGAAAACACAAGCGTAAACGATAAGGTAAACTATTTAGTCAAGCTAACGCAACTGCTTGCCATAAGTGCTATTATTGCCGGTATCATCGGGATGCTTATCTCCAATTTTTCCATTCGGGCGCTCAATGAAAATGCTCTGGAGCCTCTGGGTCACCTGCGATTAATCAAAGAATCCTACGAACAAAAAGTACTGGTTACGGCTCAAAACATCGCTCACGGTGAAGTCACGGATTACACACAGGCGTACACCACGCTCAACCGTGAAAAAGAGAGTATCGTGACCGAGTGGAACGCCTATAAAAACGGTCATTTAACCGAAGAGGAAACGGCATTATTACCCGATACCGAAAAATATTTTAATTTATCTGTCCGAAGTTTGGATAATTTGATTCTCCTCGTCAAAGAGAAAAAGTTGATGGATATCATCGCCTGGACGACGGATGATGCCCCCTACACCATTATCGAGCTGACCCCTTTGCTCAATAAGCTCATGCAGGTACAAATTCTCAACGCCCAAAATATTTATTCCACCACGCAAATTCAGTTTTTTGCCATTTTGGCACTCGTTATTCTCATCAGTATTGCCGGCGCAATCTATGTGGCAAAGATGGTTAAAAGGGTGGTTTCCGACATTACGCACCCCTTTGGCGAACTCTTGTCCCAATCCAAAGCGTTGGCAAACCAAAAATTTGACGAACCGTTTGTGTGGAAACGTACCGATGAGATAGGACAAGTCGGAAAAAGTTTTGAACTCTCCCGACAAGCACTCCATCACTCATTTCAACTGATCCAAGATAATAATAAAGAATTAGAGCAGATCAATACATTGGTTCGCAGCAGCATTAATTACGCCAGCCGTATTCAGCGTTCCTTTTTGCCGGAGCCGGATATGCTCGATCGTTTTACCAATGACGCTTTTGTTATTTGGAAACCGAAAGACGTTATCGGCGGAGACTGCTATTGGATCGATAAAACCGACAAAGGGTTCTTTGTTGCCATCATCGATTGTACGGGACATGGTGTTCCGGGTGCCTTAATGACTTTTGTCGTGATTTCGATTCTTGACCGGTTGCTGTCTCAACAAAGACACCTGGACGATCCTGCCGCACTCTTAAGCCAAATGAACCGTCTGGTAAAAGAGACCTTAGGGCAATACGATGAAACAAGCGAATCCAATGATGGGATGGACGGAGCATTTTGTTACGTCGATCTTGAAAATAAACAATTAACCTTCGCCGGAGCCAATACGCCGCTTCTGTATGTTGAGGACAATCACATGCATCATGTCAAACCCGATAAACACAGTATCGGCTATGTTCACAGTGATCTGGATCTGACCTTTACCAATCAGACGTTACAACTCAAAGAGGGGATGCATTTTTATCTCACAACCGATGGAATCATTGACCAGATCGGCGGCAGTAAACGAATTGCGTTCGGTAAAAAACGGCTTATGGAAATTATTTTTGACAACCATCAAAAACCGATGCACGAACAACAAGCCATCATTTTAGAAAAATACAA
Encoded proteins:
- a CDS encoding SpoIIE family protein phosphatase; amino-acid sequence: MGLMTKFMPEVLENTSVNDKVNYLVKLTQLLAISAIIAGIIGMLISNFSIRALNENALEPLGHLRLIKESYEQKVLVTAQNIAHGEVTDYTQAYTTLNREKESIVTEWNAYKNGHLTEEETALLPDTEKYFNLSVRSLDNLILLVKEKKLMDIIAWTTDDAPYTIIELTPLLNKLMQVQILNAQNIYSTTQIQFFAILALVILISIAGAIYVAKMVKRVVSDITHPFGELLSQSKALANQKFDEPFVWKRTDEIGQVGKSFELSRQALHHSFQLIQDNNKELEQINTLVRSSINYASRIQRSFLPEPDMLDRFTNDAFVIWKPKDVIGGDCYWIDKTDKGFFVAIIDCTGHGVPGALMTFVVISILDRLLSQQRHLDDPAALLSQMNRLVKETLGQYDETSESNDGMDGAFCYVDLENKQLTFAGANTPLLYVEDNHMHHVKPDKHSIGYVHSDLDLTFTNQTLQLKEGMHFYLTTDGIIDQIGGSKRIAFGKKRLMEIIFDNHQKPMHEQQAIILEKYNHYKGDESQRDDNTMIAFQI
- the purH gene encoding bifunctional phosphoribosylaminoimidazolecarboxamide formyltransferase/IMP cyclohydrolase codes for the protein MKRALLSVSDKSNIVEFAKSLIGLDYQIISTGGTYKMLTDAGVSAIEIDEVTKFPECFEGRVKTLNPYIHGGILHRRDKQSHLDQAVELGVEAIDLVCVNLYPFKATIEKTDDFEEIIENIDIGGPAMVRSAAKNFDSVIILTDPSDYSLVLNAIANGENTMEFRRDLMIKAYEHTAAYDSMIANYMNKRFNNCMGSKQFIVGNKVMDTRYGENPHQKGGLYEFDTFFSKNFKTLKGEASFNNLTDISGAVKIAAAFGDENAICIVKHGNPCGFAIRENLLDAYTEALKCDPISAFGGVVAVNGVVTKELAEKMNEMFLEVIIAGRIDEEARAVFEPKKRLKLFEYGSDRIALSNDAIDFKHIDGGFVFQDADRVTHEEVANAALVTKHVASDAALRDAEIAYKVASLTKSNCVVYVKDAAMVAVGMGMTSRVDAARCALRKAEEMGLDVSGSALASEAFFPFRDSIDAAAGAGVKTVIQPGGSVRDEEVIAAADEHGMALYFTGVRHFLH